In one window of Henckelia pumila isolate YLH828 chromosome 1, ASM3356847v2, whole genome shotgun sequence DNA:
- the LOC140877583 gene encoding uncharacterized protein, producing MPEIKAIGHAQPVSLKVMEDIGLFNQGLKWLRSKNFYSVPKTNFRCLRDKIGIFMERHWPMVCCGCARFGRLLLFLLVYWKNCCVTGFKSFIGLGSAALLVIMWSCFLSLTSMSCLLYLLLSMGVAGVAVQYLGYTPGLFIVGLFAILVLWMYANFWITGTLFIIGGYLFSLNHARLVVLMATLYALYCVKVRVGWLGVLLAFNLSFLSNEVLNYLIKRCDNLGENTHFEEHKVPESFAKDDFSPECEYSAPSEEEEKLQSSKSDCKPTNTSSFVEKPKEPVVKKLVCKDSSSILEMKRIIGCGDHYEALEFPRQKKVDFILLKKEYRKKAMLVHPDKNMGSPLASESFKKLQCAYEVLSDAVKKRDYDEQLKKEESKSVLQKSPSTSYQTTADFCSDESRRIQCTKCGNSHIWICTNRSKAKARWCQDCCQYHQAKDGDGWVEYKGSLVFDRPQKVEIPRAFVCAESRIFDVSEWAICQGMACRPNTHRASFHVNMVGLEKSTQRSNSGRYPWDLDAEMMDEEEEFELWLQQALASGLFCETSKRRKSWSPFKLPQKKGKNQWRRSS from the exons ATGCCGGAGATAAAAGCTATTGGGCACGCTCAGCCAGTCAGCCTCAAG GTGATGGAGGATATTGGGTTGTTCAACCAAGGGTTAAAATGGTTGCGATCGAAGAATTTTTACTCTGTTCCAAAGACAAATTTTAGGTGTTTGAGGGACAAGATTGGAATTTTCATGGAGCGGCACTGGCCAATGGTTTGCTGTGGGTGTGCAAGATTTGGAAGACTTCTGCTGTTCCTGTTGGTTTATTGGAAAAATTGCTGCGTCACAGGCTTCAAGTCTTTTATTGGGCTGGGTTCTGCGGCTCTGCTTGTCATAATGTGGAGTTGCTTTCTCAGCTTAACATCAATGTCCTGCCTTTTGTATCTGCTGCTTAGTATG GGAGTGGCCGGTGTTGCTGTTCAGTATTTGGGCTACACTCCTGGTCTTTTTATTGTTGGACTATTTGCTATTCTAGTTTTGTGGATGTATGCCAACTTTTGGATTACCGGTACCTTGTTTATAATTGGTG GTTATCTTTTCTCCCTAAATCATGCAAGGTTGGTGGTTCTTATGGCAACTTTATATGCTCTATATTGTGTTAAGGTTCGAGTGGGATGGCTTGGAGTGTTACTTGCATTTAACCTCTCATTCCTATCGAATGAAGTACTTAACTACTTGATCAAAAGGTGTGATAATTTGGGTGAAAACACTCATTTTGAGGAGCATAAAGTACCGGAATCATTTGCAAAAGATGATTTCTCCCCAGAGTGTGAATATTCTGCTCCCagtgaagaagaagagaagttACAGTCAAGTAAATCTGACTGCAAACCTACTAATACTTCATCCTTTGTTGAAAAACCTAAAGAACCCGTTGTTAAGAAATTGGTTTGTAAAGATTCATCTTCAATACTTGAGATGAAACGAATTATAGGCTGTGGGGATCACTATGAAGCATTGGAGTTTCCACGTCAAAAGAAAGTTGATTTTATTCTGTTGAAGAAGGAATACCGAAAAAAG GCCATGCTAGTTCACCCAGACAAAAACATGGGAAGTCCGCTGGCAAGTGAATCTTTCAAAAAGCTTCAATGTGCGTATGAG GTTCTTTCTGATGCTGTGAAGAAGAGGGACTATGATGAGCAGCTGAAGAAGGAAGAATCTAAGAGTGTCCTGCAGAAATCACCTAGTACTTCTTATCAG ACAACTGCTGACTTTTGCTCCGACGAGTCGAGGCGCATACAGTGCACAAAGTGTGGAAATTCACACATCTGGATTTGTACAAATAGATCAAAAGCCAAAGCAAGATGGTGCCAG GATTGCTGTCAATACCATCAAGCCAAAGATGGTGATGGATGGGTAGAGTACAAAGGGTCACTTGTATTTGATCGGCCACAAAAG gtGGAAATACCTCGAGCATTTGTATGTGCTGAAAGCAGGATCTTTGATGTGTCAGAGTGGGCTATATGTCAG GGGATGGCTTGCAGGCCAAACACTCATCGTGCCAGTTTCCATGTCAACATGGTCGGATTAGAGAAGTCAACTCAGAGATCCAATTCGGGCAGATATCCATGGGATTTAGATGCGGAGATGATGGATGAAGAGGAGGAGTTTGAATTATGGCTCCAACAAGCACTCGCATCCGGACTTTTTTGCGAAACTTCCAAGCGCAGGAAGAGCTGGAGTCCCTTTAAGTTGCCCCAGAAAAAAGGAAAGAATCAGTGGCGAAGATCATCTTAG
- the LOC140880483 gene encoding cold-responsive protein kinase 1-like isoform X2, translating to MTCFSFLRRRSLDSISRHPEFGDGVRNVNLYTYKELRIATNDFNQENKIGEGGFGSVYKGKLRDGRMAAIKVLSAESRQGVKEFLTEIQMISDIDHENLVKLYGCCVEGTHRILVYNYLENNSLARTLLARGHSNIYFSWQTRVKICIGVARGLAYLHEEVRPHIIHRDIKASNILLDKDLTAKISDFGLAKLIPASMTHVSTRVAGTLGYLAPEYAVRGQLTRKADLYSFGVLIIEIVSGRCNTNTRLPAEEQYILERTWKLYERKELVVLVDTALDGEFDAEQACRFLKIGLLCTQDSPKLRPSMSKVVRMLTGETDVDGLTITQPGLISDLMDLKVRGEPKSTPGNNQASSSYNSSSLGDPENTTTSTSAPSSQPNTVLTMSDGRS from the exons ATGACCTGTTTTTCTTTTCTCCGTCGTAGAAGCTTGGATTCTATATCAAGACATCCAGAGTTTGGAGATG GAGTCCGCAATGTTAATCTTTATACGTACAAGGAATTGAGAATTGCTACAAATGATTTTAATCAAGAGAATAAAATCGGAGAGGGAGGATTTGGTTCCGTTTATAAG GGAAAACTTAGGGATGGGCGAATGGCGGCAATAAAGGTTTTATCTGCTGAGTCGAGACAAGGAGTAAAAGAGTTCTTGACTGAGATTCAAATGATTTCAGATATAgatcatgaaaatttggtaaagcTTTACGGTTGCTGTGTTGAAGGCACACATCGAATTCTCGTCTATAACTACCTCGAGAATAACAGCCTAGCAAGAACACTTCTTG CCAGAGGTCACAGCAACATCTACTTTAGCTGGCAAACACGAGTTAAAATTTGCATAGGAGTTGCAAGAGGACTCGCGTATCTTCACGAGGAAGTGAGACCACATATCATCCACCGTGATATAAAAGCAAGCAACATTCTTCTGGACAAAGACTTGACGgcaaaaatttcagatttcgGTCTTGCAAAGCTCATCCCTGCCAGCATGACTCATGTCAGTACACGCGTGGCAGGAACTCT AGGTTATTTGGCACCAGAGTATGCTGTAAGAGGGCAGTTGACACGGAAGGCCGATCTTTACAGTTTCGGTGTtctgattattgaaatagtaaGCGGAAGATGCAACACTAATACACGATTACCTGCAGAAGAACAGTATATTCTTGAAAGG ACATGGAAACTTTACGAGAGAAAGGAGCTCGTAGTGCTAGTGGATACAGCACTTGATGGAGAGTTTGACGCCGAACAAGCCTGCAGATTCTTGAAGATCGGTTTACTCTGCACTCAAGATTCGCCCAAGCTTCGGCCCTCCATGTCAAAAGTCGTCCGAATGCTTACCGGTGAGACAGATGTTGATGGACTCACTATAACACAGCCTGGCTTAATCTCTGATCTAATGGACCTGAAGGTCAGAGGTGAACCCAAGTCCACGCCCGGAAACAATCAAGCTTCTTCGAGCTACAATTCGTCTAGTTTAGGTGATCCAGAGAATACCACAACGTCCACCTCAGCACCATCTTCTCAGCCGAACACCGTGCTGACGATGTCCGACGGGAGAAGCTGA
- the LOC140876179 gene encoding scarecrow-like protein 18 translates to MLGSFRSSSHEEVAEPPPPPPPSVHHHHQRSLVSPPHLHMRQLLISCAELVSRSDLSAAHRIISILSTNSTPYGDSTERLVHQFTKALSIRLSRHASANFFMIPSTSVAVAAAAGASVSTSNEEALLHSSYLSLNQVTPFVRFSQLTANQAILEAIQGQQAIHILDFDIMHGVQWPPLMQAVAERFPAPTLRITATGGDLEILRRTGDRLAKFAHSLGLRFQFHPLILLSNEDPISVASSVVILPDEALAVNCMHYLHRLLKSRDSVRLFLHRIKSMNPIVFTVAEREANHNHPFFQQRFVEALDHYAAVFESLEATLPPNSRERQAVEQIWFGKEITDIVAAEGENRRERHERFRSWEVMLRSSGFLNVPLSPFAVSQAKLLLRLHYPSEGYQLHILNDSLFLGWQNQPLFSVSSWH, encoded by the coding sequence ATGTTGGGTTCATTTCGTTCATCATCTCATGAAGAGGTGGCGGAGCCgcctccgccgccgccgccaagtgtccaccaccaccaccaacGGAGTTTGGTGTCTCCGCCGCATCTACACATGCGGCAGCTGCTGATAAGCTGCGCGGAGCTCGTTTCCCGGTCTGATCTCTCCGCCGCTCACCGGATCATCTCCATTCTGTCCACCAATTCAACACCTTATGGGGATTCTACGGAGAGGTTAGTCCACCAGTTTACCAAAGCTCTTTCCATCCGTCTCAGCCGCCACGCCTCCGCGAATTTCTTCATGATACCTAGTACTTCCGTCGCCGTCGCCGCCGCCGCCGGGGCGAGCGTCTCCACGAGCAACGAAGAAGCCCTCTTGCATTCCTCCTACTTGTCTCTGAATCAAGTGACGCCTTTCGTGAGGTTCAGTCAGCTCACGGCGAACCAAGCCATCTTGGAAGCCATTCAAGGCCAGCAAGCGATCCACATACTCGATTTCGACATCATGCACGGCGTTCAATGGCCGCCGCTTATGCAGGCGGTGGCGGAGAGGTTCCCGGCGCCGACTCTGAGGATAACCGCCACGGGGGGCGACCTCGAAATCCTACGAAGAACAGGCGATCGTCTCGCGAAATTCGCTCACTCTTTAGGACTCAGGTTTCAGTTTCATCCTTTAATCCTCCTCTCAAACGAAGACCCAATTTCCGTCGCTTCCTCCGTTGTCATCTTGCCGGACGAAGCGCTGGCAGTGAACTGCATGCATTATCTCCACCGCTTGTTAAAGAGCCGCGACTCCGTCCGCCTCTTCCTCCACCGGATCAAATCCATGAACCCAATAGTATTCACGGTGGCGGAGAGGGAAGCGAATCACAACCACCCCTTTTTCCAGCAAAGATTCGTGGAAGCTCTCGACCATTATGCGGCGGTGTTCGAGTCACTGGAAGCAACTCTGCCGCCGAACAGCCGGGAGAGGCAGGCGGTGGAGCAGATATGGTTCGGTAAAGAGATCACCGACATAGTGGCGGCGGAAGGAGAGAACAGGAGAGAGAGACACGAGAGGTTCCGATCATGGGAGGTAATGTTGCGAAGCTCTGGTTTCTTGAATGTCCCATTGAGCCCTTTCGCTGTGTCTCAAGCAAAGCTTTTGCTGAGACTCCATTACCCTTCTGAAGGCTACCAACTCCATATACTCAACGACTCTCTTTTCTTGGGATGGCAGAATCAGCCCCTTTTCTCTGTTTCTTCTTGGCACTGA
- the LOC140880483 gene encoding cold-responsive protein kinase 1-like isoform X1, protein MTCFSFLRRRSLDSISRHPEFGDDLAGVRNVNLYTYKELRIATNDFNQENKIGEGGFGSVYKGKLRDGRMAAIKVLSAESRQGVKEFLTEIQMISDIDHENLVKLYGCCVEGTHRILVYNYLENNSLARTLLARGHSNIYFSWQTRVKICIGVARGLAYLHEEVRPHIIHRDIKASNILLDKDLTAKISDFGLAKLIPASMTHVSTRVAGTLGYLAPEYAVRGQLTRKADLYSFGVLIIEIVSGRCNTNTRLPAEEQYILERTWKLYERKELVVLVDTALDGEFDAEQACRFLKIGLLCTQDSPKLRPSMSKVVRMLTGETDVDGLTITQPGLISDLMDLKVRGEPKSTPGNNQASSSYNSSSLGDPENTTTSTSAPSSQPNTVLTMSDGRS, encoded by the exons ATGACCTGTTTTTCTTTTCTCCGTCGTAGAAGCTTGGATTCTATATCAAGACATCCAGAGTTTGGAGATG ATCTTGCAGGAGTCCGCAATGTTAATCTTTATACGTACAAGGAATTGAGAATTGCTACAAATGATTTTAATCAAGAGAATAAAATCGGAGAGGGAGGATTTGGTTCCGTTTATAAG GGAAAACTTAGGGATGGGCGAATGGCGGCAATAAAGGTTTTATCTGCTGAGTCGAGACAAGGAGTAAAAGAGTTCTTGACTGAGATTCAAATGATTTCAGATATAgatcatgaaaatttggtaaagcTTTACGGTTGCTGTGTTGAAGGCACACATCGAATTCTCGTCTATAACTACCTCGAGAATAACAGCCTAGCAAGAACACTTCTTG CCAGAGGTCACAGCAACATCTACTTTAGCTGGCAAACACGAGTTAAAATTTGCATAGGAGTTGCAAGAGGACTCGCGTATCTTCACGAGGAAGTGAGACCACATATCATCCACCGTGATATAAAAGCAAGCAACATTCTTCTGGACAAAGACTTGACGgcaaaaatttcagatttcgGTCTTGCAAAGCTCATCCCTGCCAGCATGACTCATGTCAGTACACGCGTGGCAGGAACTCT AGGTTATTTGGCACCAGAGTATGCTGTAAGAGGGCAGTTGACACGGAAGGCCGATCTTTACAGTTTCGGTGTtctgattattgaaatagtaaGCGGAAGATGCAACACTAATACACGATTACCTGCAGAAGAACAGTATATTCTTGAAAGG ACATGGAAACTTTACGAGAGAAAGGAGCTCGTAGTGCTAGTGGATACAGCACTTGATGGAGAGTTTGACGCCGAACAAGCCTGCAGATTCTTGAAGATCGGTTTACTCTGCACTCAAGATTCGCCCAAGCTTCGGCCCTCCATGTCAAAAGTCGTCCGAATGCTTACCGGTGAGACAGATGTTGATGGACTCACTATAACACAGCCTGGCTTAATCTCTGATCTAATGGACCTGAAGGTCAGAGGTGAACCCAAGTCCACGCCCGGAAACAATCAAGCTTCTTCGAGCTACAATTCGTCTAGTTTAGGTGATCCAGAGAATACCACAACGTCCACCTCAGCACCATCTTCTCAGCCGAACACCGTGCTGACGATGTCCGACGGGAGAAGCTGA
- the LOC140874632 gene encoding NAC domain-containing protein 21/22 isoform X1, with protein MNSLRAVEAELPPGFRFQPRDDELICDYLMKRAAGCTPRHTPFLIQVDLNCCEPWDIPEVACVGGKAWYFYSRRDKKYATGLRTNRATLCGYWKATGKDRAVTHKGLLVGMRKTLVFYQGRAPKGTKTDWVMHEFRLEWKFGPGLQAVSCVQECTREDWVLCRVFHKNTPHPPKHNTESGFDTNSSSPPMSLPPLMEPCNKSDPFQANHYPQQVPCFSFSKQSPLQTQLDQQILPTNVTPDLRGICHPCFHENAIQAASGHLTDMGSFDNDSCVEGSSCSRDQDFSESRLPFSELDSIWKG; from the exons ATGAACAGCTTGCGGGCGGTGGAGGCAGAATTGCCTCCTGGATTCAGATTCCAGCCAAGAGACGACGAATTGATATGCGATTACCTCATGAAACGAGCGGCCGGATGCACTCCTCGCCACACTCCTTTCTTGATTCAAGTTGACCTTAATTGTTGTGAACCTTGGGACATTCCGG AGGTTGCGTGCGTGGGAGGAAAGGCATGGTATTTTTACAGCCGACGGGACAAGAAGTATGCGACTGGGCTTAGGACAAATAGAGCGACGCTGTGTGGATACTGGAAGGCCACAGGCAAGGACCGGGCCGTGACCCATAAGGGACTTCTTGTTGGGATGAGAAAGACTCTTGTCTTTTATCAGGGCCGGGCTCCCAAGGGGACCAAAACTGATTGGGTCATGCATGAGTTTCGCCTAGAATGGAAATTTGGGCCGGGCCTCCAGGCAGTTTCGTGTGTCCAG GAATGCACACGAGAGGATTGGGTTTTATGCAGAGTGTTCCACAAGAACACGCCGCATCCACCCAAACACAACACAGAATCCGGATTCGATACCAATTCTTCTTCCCCACCGATGTCTCTTCCGCCATTAATGGAACCTTGCAACAAATCGGACCCATTCCAAGCAAATCACTACCCCCAGCAAGTGCCCTGCTTCTCCTTTTCCAAACAATCCCCACTCCAAACCCAACTGGATCAGCAAATATTACCCACCAACGTGACCCCTGATCTCCGAGGAATCTGTCACCCTTGTTTTCATGAAAACGCGATTCAAGCAGCGTCGGGTCATCTCACGGATATGGGAAGCTTTGATAACGATTCTTGCGTCGAGGGTAGTTCCTGTTCTCGAGATCAAGACTTCTCGGAGAGCCGTCTCCCTTTTTCGGAGCTGGATTCCATTTGGAAAGGATGA
- the LOC140874632 gene encoding NAC domain-containing protein 21/22 isoform X2 has translation MGHLKKDIELEVACVGGKAWYFYSRRDKKYATGLRTNRATLCGYWKATGKDRAVTHKGLLVGMRKTLVFYQGRAPKGTKTDWVMHEFRLEWKFGPGLQAVSCVQECTREDWVLCRVFHKNTPHPPKHNTESGFDTNSSSPPMSLPPLMEPCNKSDPFQANHYPQQVPCFSFSKQSPLQTQLDQQILPTNVTPDLRGICHPCFHENAIQAASGHLTDMGSFDNDSCVEGSSCSRDQDFSESRLPFSELDSIWKG, from the exons ATGGGACATTTGAAGAAGGATATAGAACTTG AGGTTGCGTGCGTGGGAGGAAAGGCATGGTATTTTTACAGCCGACGGGACAAGAAGTATGCGACTGGGCTTAGGACAAATAGAGCGACGCTGTGTGGATACTGGAAGGCCACAGGCAAGGACCGGGCCGTGACCCATAAGGGACTTCTTGTTGGGATGAGAAAGACTCTTGTCTTTTATCAGGGCCGGGCTCCCAAGGGGACCAAAACTGATTGGGTCATGCATGAGTTTCGCCTAGAATGGAAATTTGGGCCGGGCCTCCAGGCAGTTTCGTGTGTCCAG GAATGCACACGAGAGGATTGGGTTTTATGCAGAGTGTTCCACAAGAACACGCCGCATCCACCCAAACACAACACAGAATCCGGATTCGATACCAATTCTTCTTCCCCACCGATGTCTCTTCCGCCATTAATGGAACCTTGCAACAAATCGGACCCATTCCAAGCAAATCACTACCCCCAGCAAGTGCCCTGCTTCTCCTTTTCCAAACAATCCCCACTCCAAACCCAACTGGATCAGCAAATATTACCCACCAACGTGACCCCTGATCTCCGAGGAATCTGTCACCCTTGTTTTCATGAAAACGCGATTCAAGCAGCGTCGGGTCATCTCACGGATATGGGAAGCTTTGATAACGATTCTTGCGTCGAGGGTAGTTCCTGTTCTCGAGATCAAGACTTCTCGGAGAGCCGTCTCCCTTTTTCGGAGCTGGATTCCATTTGGAAAGGATGA